The proteins below are encoded in one region of Lactuca sativa cultivar Salinas chromosome 3, Lsat_Salinas_v11, whole genome shotgun sequence:
- the LOC111883676 gene encoding uncharacterized protein LOC111883676 has protein sequence MTLLVANAMPMEELKEMMLTKYCPRGEIQKIEQELWNLTVQNTNINAYISRFSELSLLCPGMITSQEKKIERFIWGLTEPIQGNVIAANPKTFDNAKRLANKLYDHGNKKGAKIVEAEVKKEEQNKEGKNKKRKGKQNSKSSKKQQTVSVHAATQATATPHAPASSMPNASKQYSRNPPKCNKCNFHHHGECREMSCTRCNRKGHIAKYCRTRFQQNQMKNNNNNTNTGDSYTCYGCGKTGHIR, from the coding sequence ATGACACTCCTGGTGGCGAACGCGATGCCCATGGAAGAGCTGAAGGAGATGATGCTCACAAAATATTGTCCTAGAGGTGAGATTCAGAAGATAgaacaagagttgtggaacctcaCGGTTCAAAACACCAATATCAACGCATACATATCTAGGTTTAGTGAGCTATCTCTTCTGTGTCCCGGAATGATCACCTCACAAGAGAAAAAGATTGAAAGGTTTATCTGGGGACTGACTGAACCTATCCAAGGGAATGTCATTGCAGCAAACCCTAAGACGTTTGATAATGCCAAAAGACTGGCCAATAAGTTGTACGATCATGGCAATAAGAAGGGTGCCAAGATAGTGGAAGCGGAGGTTAAGAAGGAAGAACAGAACAAGGAGGGGAAAAACAAGAAGCGAAAAGGGAAGCAAAACTCGAAATCGTCTAAGAAGCAACAAACGGTGTCTGTCCATGCTGCAACACAAGCTActgccacaccacatgctccagcctcatccaTGCCAAATGCTTCCAAACAGTACTCGAGAAATCCCCccaagtgtaacaaatgcaacttccaccatcacggggAGTGCAGAGAGATGAGTTGCACAAGGTGCAATCGAAAAGGCCATATAGCGAAGTATTGTAGGACTCGGTTTCAACAGAACCAGATGaaaaacaacaataacaacactaATACTGGAGATAGCTACACGTGTTACGGATGTGGGAAAACTGGGCATATCAGGTGA
- the LOC111883673 gene encoding protein NARROW LEAF 1 isoform X2, which translates to MDLIFHHSGSTPSDESALDLERVYCEHHHLNLASPSPPLQSFATTSAGQLSETNAAYFSWPTSSRLNDAAEDRANYFGNLLKGVLPETLGRLPTGQRATTLLELMTIRAFHSKILRRCSLGTAIGFRIRRGLLTDIPAILVFVARKVHRQWLSHIQCLPSALEGPGGVWCDVDVVEFSYYGAPAATPKEQLYSELVDGLRGSDPCIGSGSQVASQETYGTLGAIVKSRTGNRQVGFLTNRHVAVDLDYPNQKMFHPLPPSLGPGVYLGAVERATSFITDDLWYGIFAGTNPETFVRADGAFIAFAEDLNISNVTTSVKGIGEIGGVKVIDLQSPINSIIGKQVAKVGRSSGLTTGTIMAYALEYNDEKGICFFTDFLVVGENQQTFDLEGDSGSLILLTGQDGEKPRPIGIIWGGTANRGRLKLKVGQPPENWTSGVDLGRLLDLLELDLITSNQSLQGIGSTVGESSAPEHEQTSPKEKYEPLGIDIINLQEPPKGDEGGTVEHQFISSFSETSPSPRKYHTFSPHEEISVSLHLGEPEPKRQKQSDK; encoded by the exons ATGGATCTAATATTTCACCACTCTGGGTCTACACCATCTGATGAATCCGCCTTGGATTTAGAAAGAGTTTACTGTGAGCACCACCACCTGAATCTGGCTTCACCAAGTCCACCTTTACAATCTTTCGCCACTACATCAGCTGGTCAACTCTCTGAAACCAATGCTGCATACTTCTCATGGCCTACTTCTAGCCGATTAAATGATGCTGCTGAAGACAGAGCTAATTACTTTGGAAATCTTTTAAAGGGAGTTTTGCCTGAAACTCTTGGTCGATTGCCAACTGGACAACGTGCTACTACATTGCTTGAACTTATGACAATCAGAGCTTTTCATAGCAAAATCTTGCGCAGATGTAGCCTTGGAACTGCAATTGGGTTCCGTATTAGGCGTGGATTACTCACAGATATCCCTGCTATTCTTGTGTTTGTAGCTCGCAAGGTTCACAGACAGTGGCTCAGCCACATCCAGTGTCTACCCTCTGCTCTTGAG GGACCTGGAGGTGTGTGGtgtgatgttgatgttgttgaattCTCTTATTATGGAGCACCAGCAGCAACTCCAAAGGAACAGTTGTATTCAGAGCTTGTGGATGGTTTGCGTGGAAGTGATCCCTGCATAGGCTCGGGTTCTCAG GTTGCAAGCCAAGAGACATATGGAACCTTGGGTGCCATTGTAAAGAGTAGAACCGGAAATCGACAGGTGGGTTTCCTGACAAATCGACATGTGGCAGTTGACTTGGATTATCCAAATCAAAAAATGTTCCATCCTTTGCCACCGAGTCTTGGACCCGGGGTGTACCTTGGGGCTGTTGAGAGGGCAACTTCATTCATCACTGACGATCTTTGGTATGGAATATTTGCTGGGACAAACCcag AAACGTTTGTACGAGCAGACGGGGCGTTCATCGCGTTTGCTGAAGACTTAAACATATCAAACGTGACGACATCAGTGAAAGGAATCGGTGAAATTGGTGGTGTTAAAGTCATAGATTTACAGTCACCAATCAACAGTATAATTGGAAAACAAGTGGCTAAAGTTGGGAGAAGTTCAGGGTTAACCACAGGGACAATAATGGCGTATGCATTGGAATACAACgatgaaaaaggaatttgttTTTTTACAGATTTCTTGGTTGTGGGTGAGAACCAACAAACGTTTGATCTTGAAGGTGATAGCGGAAGTCTCATTCTTTTAACAGGACAAGACGGGGAAAAACCGCGGCCTATTGGAATTATTTGGGGTGGGACCGCCAATCGTGGTCGTTTAAAATTAAAAGTCGGCCAGCCACCCGAGAATTGGACAAGTGGCGTTGATCTTGGACGCCTTCTTGATCTTTTGGAACTTGATCTTATCACATCCAATCAAAGTCTTCAAG GGATTGGTTCGACTGTAGGAGAATCATCTGCTCCTGAACATGAACAGACATCACCAAAAGAGAAGTATGAGCCGCTTGGGATAGatataataaatctccaggaacCTCCAAAAGGAGATGAAGGTGGCACAGTGGAACATCAGTTTATATCAAGTTTTTCAGAAACATCTCCATCTCCTCGCAAATATCACACTTTTTCTCCACATGAAGAAATTTCTGTCAGCCTACACTTGGGTGAACCCGAACCCAAGAGACAAAAGCAATCTGACAAATGA
- the LOC111883673 gene encoding protein NARROW LEAF 1 isoform X1 yields the protein MDLIFHHSGSTPSDESALDLERVYCEHHHLNLASPSPPLQSFATTSAGQLSETNAAYFSWPTSSRLNDAAEDRANYFGNLLKGVLPETLGRLPTGQRATTLLELMTIRAFHSKILRRCSLGTAIGFRIRRGLLTDIPAILVFVARKVHRQWLSHIQCLPSALEGPGGVWCDVDVVEFSYYGAPAATPKEQLYSELVDGLRGSDPCIGSGSQVASQETYGTLGAIVKSRTGNRQVGFLTNRHVAVDLDYPNQKMFHPLPPSLGPGVYLGAVERATSFITDDLWYGIFAGTNPETFVRADGAFIAFAEDLNISNVTTSVKGIGEIGGVKVIDLQSPINSIIGKQVAKVGRSSGLTTGTIMAYALEYNDEKGICFFTDFLVVGENQQTFDLEGDSGSLILLTGQDGEKPRPIGIIWGGTANRGRLKLKVGQPPENWTSGVDLGRLLDLLELDLITSNQSLQAALQDERNASAVGIGSTVGESSAPEHEQTSPKEKYEPLGIDIINLQEPPKGDEGGTVEHQFISSFSETSPSPRKYHTFSPHEEISVSLHLGEPEPKRQKQSDK from the exons ATGGATCTAATATTTCACCACTCTGGGTCTACACCATCTGATGAATCCGCCTTGGATTTAGAAAGAGTTTACTGTGAGCACCACCACCTGAATCTGGCTTCACCAAGTCCACCTTTACAATCTTTCGCCACTACATCAGCTGGTCAACTCTCTGAAACCAATGCTGCATACTTCTCATGGCCTACTTCTAGCCGATTAAATGATGCTGCTGAAGACAGAGCTAATTACTTTGGAAATCTTTTAAAGGGAGTTTTGCCTGAAACTCTTGGTCGATTGCCAACTGGACAACGTGCTACTACATTGCTTGAACTTATGACAATCAGAGCTTTTCATAGCAAAATCTTGCGCAGATGTAGCCTTGGAACTGCAATTGGGTTCCGTATTAGGCGTGGATTACTCACAGATATCCCTGCTATTCTTGTGTTTGTAGCTCGCAAGGTTCACAGACAGTGGCTCAGCCACATCCAGTGTCTACCCTCTGCTCTTGAG GGACCTGGAGGTGTGTGGtgtgatgttgatgttgttgaattCTCTTATTATGGAGCACCAGCAGCAACTCCAAAGGAACAGTTGTATTCAGAGCTTGTGGATGGTTTGCGTGGAAGTGATCCCTGCATAGGCTCGGGTTCTCAG GTTGCAAGCCAAGAGACATATGGAACCTTGGGTGCCATTGTAAAGAGTAGAACCGGAAATCGACAGGTGGGTTTCCTGACAAATCGACATGTGGCAGTTGACTTGGATTATCCAAATCAAAAAATGTTCCATCCTTTGCCACCGAGTCTTGGACCCGGGGTGTACCTTGGGGCTGTTGAGAGGGCAACTTCATTCATCACTGACGATCTTTGGTATGGAATATTTGCTGGGACAAACCcag AAACGTTTGTACGAGCAGACGGGGCGTTCATCGCGTTTGCTGAAGACTTAAACATATCAAACGTGACGACATCAGTGAAAGGAATCGGTGAAATTGGTGGTGTTAAAGTCATAGATTTACAGTCACCAATCAACAGTATAATTGGAAAACAAGTGGCTAAAGTTGGGAGAAGTTCAGGGTTAACCACAGGGACAATAATGGCGTATGCATTGGAATACAACgatgaaaaaggaatttgttTTTTTACAGATTTCTTGGTTGTGGGTGAGAACCAACAAACGTTTGATCTTGAAGGTGATAGCGGAAGTCTCATTCTTTTAACAGGACAAGACGGGGAAAAACCGCGGCCTATTGGAATTATTTGGGGTGGGACCGCCAATCGTGGTCGTTTAAAATTAAAAGTCGGCCAGCCACCCGAGAATTGGACAAGTGGCGTTGATCTTGGACGCCTTCTTGATCTTTTGGAACTTGATCTTATCACATCCAATCAAAGTCTTCAAG CTGCATTGCAAGATGAAAGAAATGCGTCGGCTGTAGGGATTGGTTCGACTGTAGGAGAATCATCTGCTCCTGAACATGAACAGACATCACCAAAAGAGAAGTATGAGCCGCTTGGGATAGatataataaatctccaggaacCTCCAAAAGGAGATGAAGGTGGCACAGTGGAACATCAGTTTATATCAAGTTTTTCAGAAACATCTCCATCTCCTCGCAAATATCACACTTTTTCTCCACATGAAGAAATTTCTGTCAGCCTACACTTGGGTGAACCCGAACCCAAGAGACAAAAGCAATCTGACAAATGA